From Pseudoramibacter sp.:
CGAGGTCGCAGAAAACGCTTCCCCAGATTTCCTCGTACCGTCTGAAGGCGGTCATCTGCCGGGAAGGCAGTTTGGTGATCCAGCCGCCTTCGTAAATTTCTTTGGCGCTGACTTTTAAAACGCCAGGCCAGAAAATAGACCTGCGCCTGTCGCGGAAGGAAATCTGAACCCCCTTGAAAAGCTTCGGATCCCGCAGGGGACCGATTTCCGGATCGGTGTCGATGAGCGGCTTCATGTCGTAATGTTTGACACATTGGTTCTGAAAATGCACTTCGATCACGTAGCCGTCCAGGGGAATCACCTGTACAATTGATGGTACACTTGACATCGCAGCCTCTTTTACGCGTCGACCGCAATGTCATTGCGGTGGAAGCAGTCTTTAAAGTGGATCTTGTCGATCTGGCTGTAGGCCTTCTGGCGCGCCGCTTCCGTGGTATCGCCCAAAGCCGTGACTGCAAGGACGCGTCCCCCGTTGGTGACGACCTTGCCGTCTTTCAGGGCCGTGCCGGCGTGGAACACCACACAGTCTTCGACGTCGCCGAGGCCTGTGATTTCATAGCCCTTCTTGTAGCTGGCCGGGTAGCCCCCTGAAGCCAGCACCACAGTGACGGCGTGTTCTTTGCGCCAGGTGATCTTGCAGTCCGCCAGTTTGCCGTCGATGCAGGCTTCCATGACGTCGACCAGGTCGGTCTGCATCCGGGGCAGCACCACCTGAGCTTCGGGATCGCCGAAGCGCACGTTGAATTCCAGCACCTTGGGCACGCCGTCTTTGATCATGAGGCCGATAAACAGCACCCCGACGAAATCCATGCCGTCGGCCTTGAAGCCTTCGATGATCGGCGTCAG
This genomic window contains:
- a CDS encoding DUF2442 domain-containing protein; the protein is MSSVPSIVQVIPLDGYVIEVHFQNQCVKHYDMKPLIDTDPEIGPLRDPKLFKGVQISFRDRRRSIFWPGVLKVSAKEIYEGGWITKLPSRQMTAFRRYEEIWGSVFCDLAQTEE